From a region of the Rouxiella sp. S1S-2 genome:
- a CDS encoding FdtA/QdtA family cupin domain-containing protein: MNLFTHTDEKDSLQPPQQAVVDLVTFTDERGCLVSVESMNQVPFDIKRLFYIFNTNANQNRGFHAHRRDKQFLICLVGKLRVRLNDGTKISDHWLDSPSKGLLVKDMVWVEMHDFSKDCALVVLASEKYDKTDYIHDYDVFVAEAKERNEN, encoded by the coding sequence ATGAATTTATTTACACACACTGATGAAAAAGACTCTCTGCAGCCGCCACAGCAGGCCGTCGTCGACTTGGTGACATTCACCGATGAGCGCGGCTGTCTGGTCAGCGTGGAATCAATGAATCAAGTACCGTTTGATATTAAAAGACTGTTTTACATCTTTAATACCAACGCTAATCAGAATCGCGGTTTCCACGCACACCGTAGAGACAAGCAGTTCCTGATCTGCCTGGTGGGTAAACTGCGTGTACGCCTTAATGACGGTACCAAAATCAGCGACCATTGGCTCGACAGCCCATCAAAAGGTCTGCTGGTCAAGGATATGGTTTGGGTCGAAATGCATGACTTCAGCAAGGACTGTGCCTTAGTGGTACTGGCTAGCGAAAAATACGATAAAACTGATTATATTCATGACTATGATGTCTTTGTAGCGGAGGCAAAAGAGAGAAATGAAAACTAA
- a CDS encoding glycosyltransferase family 2 protein — protein sequence MRKINVILAAYNGEKYITEQIQSILLNFTHLPEYDCHLLVSDDNSSDNTSAIVQRFNQQDPRIALLDNSKKGGPRENFNYLITHTDADYTFFSDQDDLWLPNKMRLFMDRFIELEQQKAGPILIHSDLCVADKNLSPVHPSMFTYQNLNRNPDFAALIVSNSVTGCVMALNRELLTDVQNSRIGESIMHDWYIALLASATGRLNFIDHSLILYRQHGNNQVGAKSASIRDMLLGGSMKKKMALTRESVLKTRAQAQLFLEDHGQRLKPEDKALLQDYVESFEKGSFSRFKLFNSRGIRKSGMLRSVFFFIFYVLGR from the coding sequence ATGAGAAAAATAAACGTTATTCTGGCTGCCTATAACGGTGAGAAGTACATAACAGAACAGATACAGTCGATTTTACTCAATTTTACTCATCTACCCGAGTACGACTGCCACCTTTTAGTGTCCGATGATAATTCTTCTGATAACACCTCGGCGATTGTTCAGCGTTTTAATCAACAGGACCCGCGCATTGCGCTGCTTGATAACAGTAAAAAAGGCGGGCCTCGCGAGAACTTTAATTACTTGATCACGCATACTGACGCAGACTACACCTTTTTCAGTGACCAGGATGACCTGTGGTTGCCAAATAAAATGCGTTTGTTTATGGACAGATTTATCGAGTTAGAACAGCAGAAAGCGGGTCCAATATTGATTCACTCGGATCTCTGCGTTGCCGACAAAAACCTGTCTCCGGTGCATCCGTCGATGTTCACCTACCAGAATTTGAATCGAAACCCGGACTTCGCCGCACTTATCGTCAGTAACTCGGTAACCGGCTGCGTAATGGCCCTCAACCGTGAACTGCTGACCGACGTGCAAAACAGTCGCATCGGCGAATCCATCATGCATGACTGGTACATTGCCCTACTGGCATCCGCCACAGGACGTCTCAATTTTATTGATCATTCGCTCATTCTTTATCGCCAGCACGGCAACAATCAGGTAGGCGCGAAGTCAGCCTCTATCCGCGATATGCTGTTGGGTGGTTCGATGAAGAAAAAAATGGCGCTAACGCGTGAGTCGGTGCTCAAAACGCGAGCCCAGGCCCAGCTGTTTCTTGAAGATCACGGCCAACGGTTAAAACCGGAAGACAAAGCGCTGCTGCAGGACTACGTTGAATCCTTTGAAAAAGGCAGCTTCTCCAGATTTAAACTATTTAACAGCCGCGGCATTCGAAAATCCGGTATGTTAAGAAGCGTGTTCTTCTTCATTTTCTACGTACTGGGTCGCTAG
- the rfbD gene encoding dTDP-4-dehydrorhamnose reductase, whose protein sequence is MKILLTGANGQLGRCFQDRLPEGWHVKALGSAELDIGNASQVEEVVNTWKPDAIVNAGAYTGVDKAESEPEAAARVNTQGPENLALAARSSGAKLIHVSTDYVFDGQGTQPYLETDPTAPLGVYGKTKLDGEHAVQSVLPDAAIIRTAWVFSEYGNNFVKTMVKLSEKRDALGIVGDQRGCPTYAGDLATAIIKLLQQDAAGGIYHYGGNREVSWFEFADRIFDVAVSKGRIEKKPALSAVTTAQYPTPAKRPAYSVLDGEKIKALGIALSDWDKALTEIINKF, encoded by the coding sequence ATGAAAATTTTACTGACCGGCGCCAACGGCCAACTGGGGCGCTGTTTCCAGGACCGCTTACCTGAGGGCTGGCACGTTAAAGCACTCGGTTCTGCGGAACTGGATATCGGCAACGCCTCTCAGGTTGAAGAAGTTGTAAATACATGGAAACCCGATGCCATTGTTAATGCCGGTGCCTACACTGGCGTTGATAAAGCGGAAAGCGAGCCGGAAGCAGCGGCACGGGTTAACACACAAGGGCCTGAAAATCTGGCACTGGCAGCGCGCTCAAGCGGTGCGAAGCTGATTCACGTTTCTACTGACTATGTATTTGATGGCCAAGGCACCCAGCCGTATTTAGAAACCGATCCAACGGCTCCGTTGGGTGTTTACGGCAAGACGAAATTAGACGGTGAGCATGCGGTTCAATCCGTACTGCCCGACGCCGCGATTATTCGTACCGCCTGGGTATTTAGCGAGTATGGCAATAATTTCGTAAAAACCATGGTTAAGCTTTCGGAAAAACGTGATGCACTTGGCATCGTTGGCGATCAACGCGGATGTCCGACCTACGCCGGTGACCTTGCTACGGCAATCATCAAACTGCTCCAGCAGGATGCTGCGGGCGGCATTTATCACTACGGCGGCAATCGTGAAGTTTCATGGTTCGAATTTGCCGATAGAATCTTTGACGTTGCCGTTTCTAAAGGACGCATCGAGAAAAAGCCTGCGCTGAGCGCAGTTACCACCGCGCAGTACCCTACTCCGGCAAAACGTCCGGCGTATTCAGTGCTGGACGGTGAAAAGATTAAAGCTCTGGGAATTGCCCTGTCCGATTGGGACAAGGCGCTAACTGAAATTATCAATAAGTTTTGA
- a CDS encoding group 1 glycosyl transferase: MKTLIQPLRSRALKTQNLNESLQAAEMYGSLLHTVDIGQYDDPALEQALTDAAEASLPPLVAVAEKRDCLHIISEAYIIGGHTRLMEKLAGMHAEKPDLLITRSADEKALTRCKMVFSVVHEIKSVDLIEKISEIRAYCALYQRVVLHIHSNDITTVVACGLVKKIQPLSVYFVNHADHAFTFGSSIADYYFQLSSYGARLDRLKTLVGETSFLGIPVTDVRPVTSAAAELSSPELMVDSKLNFFSSGSAIKFKPFRGADIRPLVRRILDTWPKATFTLVGITPLTNFWWWPLKLRYGSRLKILRFLPYDKFIGLSREADFYVDSYPFPGGTAFAEQILGGKRGIGLVSKVQGYSPADKLKKESVDQVIDKIKNYADEGVVDEIVSVNGYDAVKARYLACLYENTASTFSMESLVPWSGDSQSLLVRKEIFVPVSPVVMKYIFKTDKQLFINLFLRMSLFNKAYISWNAVKG; this comes from the coding sequence ATGAAAACGTTGATTCAACCGTTACGGTCAAGAGCGTTAAAAACTCAGAATCTCAACGAAAGCCTCCAGGCTGCCGAAATGTATGGCTCTTTGTTGCATACCGTGGATATTGGCCAGTATGACGACCCTGCTCTTGAGCAGGCGTTGACTGACGCCGCAGAGGCCTCATTGCCGCCTCTGGTAGCAGTCGCTGAGAAAAGAGATTGCCTGCACATTATTTCCGAAGCTTATATTATTGGCGGTCATACGCGATTAATGGAAAAGCTTGCCGGGATGCACGCTGAGAAGCCGGACCTGTTAATTACCCGCAGCGCCGATGAGAAAGCGTTAACTCGTTGCAAGATGGTGTTCTCAGTGGTGCATGAAATTAAGTCTGTCGACTTAATTGAAAAAATTTCGGAAATTCGTGCGTACTGTGCGCTTTATCAGCGAGTGGTGTTGCATATACACAGCAATGATATTACGACGGTCGTGGCCTGCGGGTTGGTAAAAAAAATACAGCCCCTTAGCGTTTATTTTGTTAATCACGCTGACCACGCCTTCACGTTCGGCAGTTCTATAGCCGACTACTACTTTCAATTAAGCAGTTATGGTGCTCGCCTCGACCGCTTAAAAACGTTGGTCGGAGAAACCTCGTTCCTTGGCATACCGGTTACCGACGTTCGCCCTGTTACATCGGCCGCTGCGGAACTGTCATCACCAGAGCTGATGGTTGATAGTAAACTTAATTTTTTCAGCTCCGGCTCAGCCATTAAGTTCAAGCCTTTTCGGGGTGCAGATATTCGCCCGCTGGTCAGGCGTATTCTTGATACCTGGCCCAAGGCCACCTTCACACTGGTCGGCATCACGCCGCTAACAAACTTTTGGTGGTGGCCGCTTAAATTACGCTACGGCAGCCGACTGAAAATATTGCGCTTTCTTCCCTACGATAAATTTATCGGCCTTTCTCGTGAGGCAGACTTTTATGTAGACAGCTATCCCTTCCCCGGAGGAACAGCATTTGCCGAACAGATCCTTGGCGGCAAACGTGGAATAGGGCTGGTGTCGAAGGTGCAAGGATATTCTCCCGCTGACAAGCTGAAAAAAGAGTCTGTTGATCAAGTTATCGACAAAATAAAAAATTATGCTGACGAAGGTGTGGTTGATGAAATTGTCAGTGTTAACGGTTATGACGCGGTAAAAGCACGCTATCTCGCCTGTTTATACGAAAATACCGCCTCAACGTTCAGTATGGAGAGTTTGGTTCCCTGGAGCGGCGATTCGCAAAGTCTGCTGGTCCGTAAAGAGATATTTGTTCCTGTGAGTCCTGTAGTAATGAAATATATTTTCAAGACCGACAAACAACTTTTTATTAATCTATTTTTACGCATGTCGCTATTTAATAAAGCCTACATTAGCTGGAATGCGGTAAAAGGATGA
- the rfbC gene encoding dTDP-4-dehydrorhamnose 3,5-epimerase, translating into MEIIDTPLVGVKIIQPKIFGDSRGFFLETFEKKRYQEMLNIDLEFVQDNHSRSSKGVLRGMHFQTANPQGKLVRVVRGEVYDVAVDIRPDSPSFGKWHGVLLSEENKTQFWVPPGLAHGFVVLSDVADFEYKCTNYYAPELEACLIWNDPEVGIEWPIDNPLLSEKDKLGKPLRELVK; encoded by the coding sequence ATGGAAATCATCGATACGCCTCTCGTCGGCGTGAAAATTATCCAGCCAAAAATCTTTGGTGATAGCCGTGGTTTCTTTCTAGAAACGTTTGAGAAAAAACGTTATCAAGAAATGTTGAATATTGACCTGGAGTTTGTGCAGGACAACCACTCGCGCTCTTCCAAAGGCGTATTGCGCGGCATGCATTTTCAAACCGCCAATCCTCAAGGAAAACTGGTTCGCGTGGTGCGCGGCGAGGTCTATGACGTTGCCGTAGACATTCGTCCCGATTCTCCCTCTTTCGGCAAGTGGCACGGCGTGCTGCTTTCTGAAGAAAACAAAACCCAATTTTGGGTACCACCAGGTTTGGCACACGGGTTTGTCGTTCTGTCTGACGTTGCTGATTTTGAGTATAAATGCACCAATTATTATGCGCCCGAGCTTGAGGCGTGTTTAATCTGGAATGACCCGGAAGTCGGCATTGAGTGGCCAATCGATAACCCTCTTTTGTCAGAGAAAGACAAACTTGGGAAACCACTGCGGGAACTGGTGAAATGA
- a CDS encoding GNAT family N-acetyltransferase — protein sequence MKTKYSGKTIFLRFAEVEDYEFVHSLRVAPKSATFLSKVDDDPLQQKTWLTEYKKREAAGVEFYFIISRIDTQNPVGSIRVYNVDFEAGTAQVGSWILNDNKTMSAGIESILLIIEIMSDMKMPVLIVDARKDHSTALRFIKKISHRYRGEDETNHFYEIDVPVLLATFYKENQHYVLPELPEKDV from the coding sequence ATGAAAACTAAATATTCGGGAAAGACTATTTTTCTGCGTTTTGCCGAAGTTGAGGACTATGAGTTTGTACACAGCCTGCGGGTTGCACCTAAAAGCGCCACCTTTCTTTCCAAGGTTGATGACGATCCGCTTCAGCAAAAGACCTGGCTGACCGAATATAAAAAACGTGAAGCTGCAGGCGTCGAGTTTTACTTCATCATTTCACGTATTGATACCCAGAACCCCGTTGGCTCAATACGCGTTTACAATGTTGATTTTGAAGCAGGAACTGCACAGGTTGGCAGCTGGATCCTGAACGATAACAAAACCATGTCGGCAGGCATTGAGTCAATCCTGCTGATTATTGAAATCATGTCTGACATGAAAATGCCGGTTCTGATTGTTGATGCTCGTAAAGATCACTCAACCGCCCTGCGCTTCATTAAAAAGATATCTCATCGCTATCGCGGAGAAGATGAGACTAATCATTTTTATGAGATAGACGTTCCAGTCTTGTTGGCCACTTTCTATAAAGAAAACCAACACTATGTTTTGCCTGAGCTCCCTGAAAAGGATGTTTGA
- a CDS encoding O-antigen ligase family protein has translation MFTIHEPKKFLSKIAIFLIMGRSVLCIPMIGLHLVCDSRALARFFKLIAPLTLLIFIFAVYSLNQINELRWVLGQSRDIMLAFVVFAFLASIPASFGGELLAYRSLKSAAIFIAVAKVLIIAIGAVTGIDPMVIIKLITKVWDIHLMTLGVDDSFLTRLQIPIDSATPFLLYVVVSELLLSNKNRIRNYIGFALLLISLLLTFSRFFWGCGLLLMALSLIFNSKLSTKMYFIIGACVIGYILYAFTPVGDYFDKIVGTRFGANVNNSASDSFRITQKAALSQRIYDNVIFGHGLGYYLPSLIRASDTPYLYENQTLSMIMNLGFVGSILLMLTLGMVIFGYCYNQQETKFLNIMLTLLFLTLWVAGGYFNPLLFGSSGGVILFFCARHHAIVKNFKTDSSPEFSAART, from the coding sequence ATGTTCACGATCCATGAGCCGAAGAAATTTTTATCGAAAATAGCCATTTTTCTTATAATGGGCCGCAGCGTTTTATGTATTCCAATGATTGGCCTGCATCTGGTTTGCGATTCCCGAGCACTGGCACGCTTCTTTAAACTCATTGCCCCCCTAACGCTGCTTATATTCATCTTTGCCGTGTATTCGCTAAACCAGATTAATGAGCTTAGGTGGGTACTCGGTCAGTCACGTGACATTATGCTGGCGTTTGTGGTGTTTGCTTTTCTGGCTTCAATTCCGGCAAGCTTTGGCGGTGAATTACTGGCCTACCGCTCGCTAAAAAGCGCGGCGATATTTATTGCAGTGGCCAAAGTATTAATCATTGCTATTGGCGCAGTGACCGGTATCGACCCGATGGTTATCATAAAACTCATCACCAAGGTGTGGGATATCCATCTGATGACGCTGGGCGTAGACGACAGCTTTTTGACGCGCTTACAGATCCCGATTGACTCCGCAACGCCGTTCCTGCTTTACGTTGTGGTTAGCGAGCTGCTGCTCAGCAACAAAAACAGAATTAGAAATTATATCGGCTTTGCGCTGTTGCTGATTTCCTTGTTGCTGACCTTCTCGCGATTCTTTTGGGGCTGCGGCCTATTGCTGATGGCATTGAGCTTAATATTTAACTCGAAGTTGTCGACCAAAATGTATTTCATCATCGGTGCCTGCGTGATTGGCTATATCCTTTATGCCTTTACCCCAGTTGGCGATTATTTTGACAAGATTGTTGGCACCCGTTTTGGTGCCAACGTGAATAACTCGGCGTCGGACAGCTTCCGTATTACCCAGAAAGCGGCTCTCAGCCAGCGTATTTATGACAACGTGATATTTGGTCACGGCCTGGGCTACTATCTTCCCAGCCTGATACGCGCATCGGATACGCCCTATCTTTATGAAAACCAGACGCTCTCAATGATAATGAACCTGGGCTTTGTCGGGTCGATATTACTGATGTTAACGCTCGGCATGGTTATTTTCGGCTACTGCTATAACCAGCAAGAAACCAAATTTCTTAATATCATGCTGACCCTGCTTTTCCTGACGCTATGGGTCGCGGGCGGATACTTCAACCCACTGCTGTTTGGGTCTTCTGGAGGTGTAATCCTGTTTTTCTGCGCGCGTCATCATGCAATTGTGAAAAACTTTAAAACGGATTCATCGCCAGAGTTTTCGGCAGCAAGGACTTAA